A region of the Falco biarmicus isolate bFalBia1 chromosome 10, bFalBia1.pri, whole genome shotgun sequence genome:
GCAAAGgcaagggagggagaggaaggacagagggagCAGGATGTGGTGGCCAGGAAAAGGTCTGAGAAGAGCCAAGATTTCAAACTACGCCACCACCAACACCTTCTGGGTAAACTATGCCAAGAACTCAGCCCAGGCTCATCTCCGTTAGAAAAGACAAACCAGTGACTTTCGAAGTTGCTTAAACTGTTTGAGCAGGTTTTTCCAGTTGAGGGACAAAAGCTTGTGGCTCAGTGACAACGATTTAGGACTGAAAGCACAAATACTGGCAGATAAAAGCCTtgttaaatacagaaatgtacAGAACAGGTGATAAAACATCATCTGcctattgattttaaaatcttgatttttctctgcagcacttACCTGGCTTTCTGGACGAGATTCTGCAAGAGGGGGTAAGTGCCCGCTGCACTGACACTTGGGGGAGCACAGATGACTCTCTTGAAGCACACTGGCTACCACTGCCCTCATGTGAAGCCTCGAGGCTGCTTCTTGCCAGAAGTTCTCGATCTTAGGGCTTGGAATTAAGGTTAGGCTGAGCCCCTGTGAAAACCACCAGATCAGAGAAGCAGACTTAAAAGTTTTGGGTGCTCTGCGCTGGCAAGTTGGAGCTAGGCAGGGCACCCAGCTCAAGCTCTATGCACAGCACCTTCCTTCATACTACATTTATGAAAATTTCTGAGGTGGCTTAAGAATCAGGATCATTTTAGTGATGTTAAAGGAATTCCCCTGTGAAGCCAGCCCAGCTTCTCATTTTAAATTGGCAGAGAGCTGACCCACAGATTTTTGATGTCTACAAAGCATCCAAATGCTTACAATTTGTATTTCCTGTATTCAAGCCTGTGCTTGATTTGTTGGCTATTGTCACTAATAGGTTTTGCTCTAAAACTGGCATTTTTCGTTACCTGTGCAACCTTCAGCAACAAGGTTTAAGCCACTTCTCCAGAGAATGAGAAACACTGTATTTGTGTATAAACtttattcttaaaacaaaaccaagcacatTGCTTTGACAAGAGGAAAAGACTAcgcaaaatacagaaaaggggaagaaaaaaaaaaaaaaaaagaggcaccATCTCATTTCTTAGTCTGGGATCTGTCTCTGTGTATAATGTGGAAGGATGCCTCAGGACATCAGGGAGCGAATATGCTTCCATTCAAGGTTtattgacatttttctttctaaacataAAACAGAAACTAGCAGCAAAATTCAGGCTTGGACTGCTGTAGGCTCAGCTCAGCTTCTCCTCAGTTTGTGCACTAAGAGTGGACCAGAACTTAGCTGGAATTGGgattacaatttctttttttaaaaaaacaagtgacAAAAGTGACTAcaataaaggaagaaagaaccTACACCCAATATCCATTAAAGAGAGAAGTTTACCTCTTAATTTCAAGTCCCCTTCCCAACTCCAGCTTGCCTTCCATTCACATCTCCCCAGTTTCTccttcagcctctgctgcttgCACCTACCTCTTTCTGGATGGTGACAGACAGAAATCTCGCTACTATGTGTACCCAGTTCACTATAGCTGTtccactttttatttcttaaatcagAGAGGGTGTTTTTGATCAGCACCTCCCTTCAACTCCACAACCTGGGTATTACCTCTGGTCTCCTCATCCAAAGTCTCAAACCAATGAAAAGCAATGAATGCTGCTACTGAACGTGACTCGCTGGCTCCTcaccgccccccaccccccaatgCCCTGATGCTGCAGTGGTTTCAGCTCTCTTCTCTCCTAGCCTCATATGTTACTACTGCTGCGCAGGAAGACACTTATCTGATTCACTAACCTAGCCTTGTCGGGAAACATTTTAGCAGCATCCTCCCTAGCACTAACATGCAGGACAGAAAGATGACTGTTTGTTATTAACCTAAAATTCCTGGTTGAGCATAAAACCCACAGTCGCAGGGGTTTGTGGTTGGCCAGTCTGGCTATTTTCCCTTTTTGGTCTTTGTGGCCGCAGCATTGTTGGTCTTGGCTTTCTTCTTTGCTGATCCCTTGGTCTCTGGCTCTTTGCGCTTGGCTGATGTGATGGAGCCCGTCACCTTGAAGAAGTCATCCAGCCGGCCCTGCGTGCTGCCCTGCCGGCTTTTGCTCAGCCTCTTGACCCCGTTGCGGATCCGGTCTTCATTGAACTGCTTCTCCCCACACATGAACTGGACGAGCTGCTCTTCATTCGGCTCGGTCCACTTCAGTTCAACAGCATCGGGGTTGACCACATCAGGCTCTAAAAAGAGTTTCTGGGCCTCTTTGTGCAGCCAGTTCTCAGGCAGCGGGTACTTCTTGGTGTCTATCTGCTGAACGATCTTCTCAATAGTTTTGTGCTCCTTGATGAGCTCAACAGCACGCTTGGGCCCAATGCCGCGGATGCTCTCGCAGTAGTCACAGCCCAGGAGGATACACAGATCCACAAACTGTTCCCAGGTCAGGTCTAGATCCTGCAGAATACGGTTCAGGTGAAACTCCTGGATGGGCAGCTTCTTTGTCTCACTGGCAGTAAGATGCCGCATCAGCACGGGACTGCCAAAGGTCAGGCAATCCATATCTTCCGTGGCAGCTGCATAGACCTTCCCCGCCTTCACTAAGGTAGCACAGCTGGCTTCAGCCTCCCCTGGCGCCTCCACATAGGGGATGCCCATCAGCGTTAGCAATTTCTTGCACTCATCAGTGTGTTGCTGTGTCACCTTGA
Encoded here:
- the FEN1 gene encoding flap endonuclease 1; the encoded protein is MGIHGLAKLIADVAPAAIRENDIKSYFGRKVAIDASMSIYQFLIAVRQGAEVLQNEEGETTSHLMGMFYRTIRMVENGIKPVYVFDGKPPQLKSGELAKRTERRAEAEKHLQEAQEAGEENNIEKYSKRLVKVTQQHTDECKKLLTLMGIPYVEAPGEAEASCATLVKAGKVYAAATEDMDCLTFGSPVLMRHLTASETKKLPIQEFHLNRILQDLDLTWEQFVDLCILLGCDYCESIRGIGPKRAVELIKEHKTIEKIVQQIDTKKYPLPENWLHKEAQKLFLEPDVVNPDAVELKWTEPNEEQLVQFMCGEKQFNEDRIRNGVKRLSKSRQGSTQGRLDDFFKVTGSITSAKRKEPETKGSAKKKAKTNNAAATKTKKGK